ATGCAGTAGACGCCGACGGCGCGGCGCAACCGGTCGTGCTCCGCTTGCAGCGCGGCGATGTCGGCTTCGATCTCGGCGCGCTGCGCCGGCTCCGCCGTGCGCTGCGCCAGCTGGTGCTTGAGGCCCAAGCGGGCCTGCGAGCGCAACAGCGCCTCGACGGCCTGCCGCTTCGCCTCGCCGAAGTGGACCGTGACCGGAGCGAGCACCTTGTCCAGATCGCGCATCCGGTCCACGGCCCGCGCCTCGTGCGGCGAGACGCCGATGCCGATGTCGAGCGAGTCCGCGATCCAGCGGCGCTCGACCCGCAGCCCGAGGAGCATGACGCACGCGATCGCGCCGACGCCGCCGGTGCCGATGACGATCGCGGCCAGGAGGACGACGGAGCCGAACGATGTCGACGTCACGACGCGGTTGAAGCCCATGTGGAGCGCGATCGCCAGCCCCCAGCCGGCCAGCAGGGCGACGTAGCGCCGCCACGAGCGCTCGAAGCGGAAGCGCCCGATGACGATACCGACGAGCGCGCTGGCCGTGCCGTGGACGAGCGATGTCGAGAACGCGCGGTTCACGCTGAGCGCCAGGCTGTCGCCGAGGCCGGCGCGCAGCGCGTAGAAGACGTTCTCCACCATCGCGAACGCCGTCCCGCCGGCGAAGCCGCAGATCGCGCCGTCCACGAAGTACGTGAAGTCCCGCCGCCGGACGACGATCCAGACGCCGAGCGACTTGGCGACCTCCTCGACGACCGGCGCGACGATCGTCTTGATCGCCAGCATCGTTGCCGCCACCGAGAGCCCGAGCTGCAGCATGAGCGCGTCGCGGACGCCATTGTTGATGACGTACGCCGCCGGAAACGCCAGGAACCCGACCGCGGCGCACGTGAGGACATTGCGCAGGCTGTGCGAGGCGTAGAGGTCGAGCTTGCGCACCGCCGCCAGGAAGGCGAGCGGCACGCCGATCGATACGCACAGGACGGCGGCTACGGTCATCGTGGGATGGGTCCTATCGACCGATTCGACGGAAATGCGACGGAAGCGGGTACGCGCATCAAACGGAAGCGGGTGCGCGCATCAATCGGGGCGGCAAGGAAAGCGACGAACGGCCAGTGCTCGACGAACGGCCAGTGCTCGACGAACGGCCAAGGGGGCATCGGTGCTGTCCGATGCCCCCTTGGCCGTCACTCCGACCGGTACCGGGTACCGGCTGCTTCGGTCCTTGGACCTTACGGCTGTGCCGCGTTCGCGATCTCGTCGAGGAGGTCGGCGACCGCCACCGCGTCGACCGACTTGCCGTCCAGAAGATCCGTCAGCGTGCCGCTGTTGATGAGCGTCGTGTCGCCCGCGAAGCCCTCGACGGCGGCGGCGACGTCGTCTCCGAGCATCCCCTTGACGCCGGCCCACTCGACCGTCATCCCGACGCCCTGGCGGAGGCCTTCGGCCGCCTTCTGCAGGGCCACGGCGTCCACTGCCGCCGGCTCGGAGCCGGGCTTGGCCGGGTCGCCGCCGGCGTCACCCTTGACGACCTCGTCGATCAGCGCGGCCGCGGCCGCCGCGTCCACCGGCTCGCCCGCCGCCAGCTTGGTGGCCGTCTCGGCCACCGCCGGATCGGCCGGCGCCGCGTCGGCGATGTCCTGCGTGATCTGCTGCGTCACGGCGTTGCCCGTCTCCGGGTCGATCTTCACGATCAGGTTGCCGATCTCCACCATATCCACCGGCGTGCCGGCCTTGGCGTTCAGATCCTCGACGAGCTGGTCGATCGTGGCGTCGAACGCGCCTGCAACCGGCGCCGCGTCGTCACCGCCGGCGCTCGGACCGAGCGACTCCTCGACGATCGGCAGCACGTCCTTGGCCTGCGGGAAGCTGGCCGCGTAGATCTGCTGCGCCACCTGCTGCGGCGAGCGTTCCTTGTAAAGGAGCATGCCAACGGCACTCTTGCAGTCGGCTTCGGTCGGGCAGAGCGTCAACAGGTGGGCCTCGAACTTGGCGACATCGGCCTGGCAGTCCGCGGATGCCCGGCAGGCGTCCTTCATGTCGGCCAGATCGACGCGGCGGGTCGGCGCGAGGCTCTGAACGTAGCCGAGCAGGGTCGCCTCACCCGCGCCGCCCGAGGGGGCGACACCGGGTGCCGGCTTGGAATCGCCGGGCTTCTCGGCGGGCGGGTTCACCGGTGCGACAGGCGGGTTGCCCGGTTCAACCGGCTTGCTGGGATCCTCGACGGCCGAGCCGGAGAGGTTGCCCCCGTCGCTGCCGCATGCGGCGAGCAGCGTCGGGGCCAGCGCGAGCAGAGCAAGTGCGGTCGCCTTCTTCAAGAACATCGTCGTCTCCTCCATTGGTGTGCGCTTGTGAACTTCCCGACGACGCTTCACAAACCCGTCCTCCCAACCTGACTGCGGCTCGACTTCGTTTGTCTGGTGTCAGGTCGATGATGGCTGGGCGTTGCGTCGTTGTGAACAGTATTACAGTTGACTCGGCGCCATGTTCCCGAAACGTCGCGGTCGCGGGATTCTCTCTGTCGTCACGATCTTCGTACGCCCTTTCGCCTACCGCCGCCGCATCGAAAGCAGCAGCAGGACGGCACCGGCCGCGCATGCGAGCGCCAGGACGATCCGCACGCCCTGTGCCGGCCCGACCGCCGCGCCAGCCAGCGGCCCGAGCACGCCCGGCGCCGCCATCAGCACGACGGCCACGGCCGCGAGCGCGCCGGCGAACGCCACCGTGCGCGGCGTGAAGGCCTGCCGCCACGACCAGCGCGGTCGCCCGACGTCCGCCGGCGCGGCGATGGCCGGCCGCGCCGCCGGCGCCTCGGCGGCGTCGAACGGCCCGAACGCCGCCCAGAGAACCCACTCGAACGGTGTCCCGCGGAGCTGGCGACCGACGCTCGACCGGTCGGCCGGCGGCGCCGTCGCGGCGGGCAGCGGCAGCTCGAGCACGGCGCCCGCCGCCGAACCGCGCGGCATGACCGTCAGCGGCATCGTCACGGCCCGGACCTCCATTTCGGCCGGCAGCTCGACGCCGGCGCCGGACAGGACCGACCGGGGGTCGGCGCGCAGTCCGGCGCGCAGACTCGGATCGCGCCAGGCATCGACGACGGTGCGCGCGATGACGCCCAGCGCCGGCGGCGGGATGGCGGGCAGGTCGAGGACCGGCGCAGCGATCGTGCCGTCCCCGGTGCGATCCGAGCGAAGGAGCCGATGCCAGCGCTGCCAGCGCACGCCATCGGGGCCTGCGCTGGAGAGCTGCGACAGGTTCGCCGGGGTCGGATCATCGACCCAGCGATCCAATTCACTATCCAGCGGGTCATCGTGGCGATTCGACATGCCGTCTCCGGAACGGGATGATGCATGAGGTTGGGACGATCGGGCTCACCTGTTCATACCCGCGACGGGCCGGATTGTTTCCGACGGCCGGGACAAACCGTGCCGACAAACCCATGCGCGCGACCATCCGATCCCGCGCGTGTTGTACCATCACGAGGCGCCGCCACGGGCGAACGGGACCCAAGACGAGGTGAGGAATGGCCGTGCAAGCCGTGCATCAGGTTGTCGGCGGACGTCGGGGTCGGCGACCGAGCCGCGCGCGGTGGATCGCGCCCGCCGTGCTCACGCTGGCCGTGCTGGCCGGCGGCGGCCCGGCGCCGGCCGCCGCCCAACAGCCGGTCGTGACGACGGCGCGCATCCAGCTGCCGTTCGTCGCCCGCCTCGTCGGCCCGTCCGACCTCGTGCCCGCGCCGACCGCGCCGGCCCGTGGCGCGACGCAGACCCCATCGACGGCCGTCGCGACGACGCCGTCCGCAACGCAGCGCCCGACGGAGGCGTTCCCGACCGCCACGGCGACGCCGGACGGCGCATCGCCCGGCCTGCCGCTGTCCGTGGCCGACGCCGACATGGAGCGCTGGGTGTTCGCGCCGTTCCCGGACGCGGTGTGCGGGCGCGGGACGCCGACGGGGCTCGGGCTGAACATCACGGACCAAAGCCAGGACGTGATGATCTACTTCGAGGGCGGCGGCGCGTGCTGGGACCCGCTTTCGTGTCTCTTTCTCCAAACCGCGGCCAACCTCGACGGCGTGACGAAGGAGAAGTTCGAGGCCGCGGTGGCCCAGGGCATCCTCGGCCGCGGCATCTTCGACCGCGCCGACCCGCGCAACCCGCTCCGGACGATGAGCTGGGTGTACGTGCCCTATTGCACCGGCGACGCCCACCTGGGCGACCGCGCGGCCACCTACCAGGGACAGACGATCCGCCACGTCGGCTGGCGCAACGTCGACGCCTATCTCCGCCGCATCGTGCCGACGTTCCGCGATGCGGAGCGCGTCGTCGTCACCGGCTTCAGCGCCGGCGGGCTCGGCAGCACCGGCAACCTCTGGCACGTCGCCGAGGCTTTTAAGGCCGTCGACGGCCCGGCGCCCGTGCTGATCGACGATGCCGGGCCGATCCTCCGCCCGGCCCACCTCACCGCGGCGGCGCAGACCAAGCTCCGCGACGCCTGGGGCCTCGGCGGGACGATCGAGCAGAGCTGCCCGGAATGCAGGCCGGCCACGGGCTACCACGAGGCGTACGCCTTCCTGGCCCGCAACGTGCCGGGCTTCCGCGGCTCGCTCCTCAGCAGCTACGAGGACAACACGATGCGCGCCTTCTTCGGCCTGCTGAACGGCGCGACGGTCGACGGCCCGGCGATGCGCCGTGGGCTGAACGACCTGGCGGACTGGACGGAAAGCTGGGACGCCGCGGCCATTCCGGGCCGCTTCCGTGTCTTCTACTATGGCGGCGAGCGCCACGGCGCGCTCACCGTCGCCCCGCTCGGCGCGACGCCGGGGCTGGTTGAGTTCCTGAACGCCCAGCTCGCCGACGGCCCCGGGTGGGACAGCGTGCGACCCGCCGACTGACGACGTCACCCCAGATGCGGTGGCGGCGGAGCGTCATCGACCGGCGGTCGCGCCCCATCGGCCCGCCGTAACGCCCCATCCCATCGCGGCAACGCCCCACCCGGGCGGCGGAACGATCGGATGGATCGGGGATCGGCGCGCGCTTACGCTTGACGTGTTGGTCAAGCGGGCATGCGCGCTCCCCGATGAGGATCCGATCCATGAACCGATTCCGTCACGCCGCGCTGATGGCGTTCGTCAGCGTGGCTGCGTGAAGCGTCAGCGCCTGCCGGGCGCCGGGCGCCGATCCGAACACCGGCCGCGGCGCGCCGGGCGAGGTCCCGCCAGCCCAGGCCGCGCACGGTCCGGCGGACGCCGCGCACGGCGCACATCACGGCGCCGATCCCGCCGGCCCGCCCGTCCCGGCGTCGGGCGATCTGCCGCAGTACCCAAGCAACGTGGCGATGGCCGCCCGGCTGGCGCAGATCACGCTCGACATCCCGCCCGACCCGCGCGGCTTCGAGAGCGCCAAGCTCCTCGACGCGCTGCTGGCCGGCGGCGTTCCGGCCGATCCGCAGCAGCAGGCGGTTTTCGGCTTCCAGATCGCCGTCGCTCAGCTGAACAGCGGCCGGCTCGAGGAGGCGGCGGCATCGTTCCAGCGGCTGCAGAGCGCGCTGCGACAGACCGAGAACCTGAGCGACTCGGCGAACCTGCGCCAGATCACTTCGCTGTTGGCCGTCACGTGGCTGCGTTCGGCCGAGACCCGGAACTGCGCCCTGAACCACAATGCCGATTCCTGCATCCTGCCGATCAAGGACGGCGGCGTGCACAAGGACACGGAGGCGGTCGACCGGGCGATTCCTGAGCTGACGGCGCTCGTCCGATCGGACCCGGACGACCTGACCAGCCGCTGGCTGCTGAACGTTGCCCACATGGCGCGCGGCACGTGGCCGGACGGAATCGACGAGCGCCACCGGATCGACCCGAGCGTCTTCGAGGCGGAGGACGACATCGGCCGCTTCGTCGACATCGCGCCGGCGCTCGGGTTCGACGTGGCCGGCCGGGCCGGCGGCGTCGTCGTCGACGACTTCACGGGCGACGGGAACCTCGACGTGCTGTCGTCCGGCTGGGGGCCCGAGGAGGGGCTGCACTTCTTCGTAAGCGGCGGCGACGGCACGTTCGAGGACCGCGCTGCGGCGGCAGGTCTGACCGGGATCAACGGCGGGCTGAACATGGTGCAGGCGGACTACGACGGTGACGGCTGGCTGGATGTCCTCGTGCTCCGCGGGGCGTGGCGCCGCGGGCAGACGATCTTTCCGAACTCACTCCTGCGCAACCGCGGCGACGGGACGTTCGAGGACGTGACCGAGGCGGCCGGGATGCTGAGCTACCACCCGACGCAGACCGGCGCCTGGTCGGACTTCGACGGCGACGGGGACCTCGACCTCTTCGTGGGCAACGAGACGACGGGTGACGGCAACGCCCACCCGAACGAGCTCTGGCGGAACGACGGCGACGGCACGTTCACGGACATCGCGCGCCAAACGGGCCTCGACATCGGCGGCTTCACCAAGGCGGCCGTGTGGGGCGACTACGACAACGATGGGCGGCCCGATCTCTTCCTCAGCCACCTCGGCGCGCCGAACGCGCTGTTCCACAACGACGGCCCGGGCGAGGACGGCGGCTGGCGGTTCAGCAACCGGACCACGATCGCCGGCGTCGCCGAGCCGATCATCAGCTTCCCGGCTTGGTGGTGGGATTACGACAACGACGGTTGGCTCGACCTCCTGGTCAGCGGCTACGGTTCGACCGACCCGCTGGCCGCCGCGAGCCCGATGGCCGACATCGTGGCGGACTACCTCGGCCAGCCCAACGGCGGCGAGCGCCTGAGGCTCTACCACAACAACGGGGATGGGACGTTCGAGAACGTCGCCCCGAAGGCCGGCGTCGACGGCGTCTTCATGACGATGGGCTCGAACCACGGCGACCTCGACAACGACGGCTGGGACGACTTCTACCTGGGCACGGGCAACCCCGACTTCCGCACGCTCGACCCGAGCCGGATGTTCCGGAACGCCGGCGACGGCACGTTCCGCGACATCACGACGTCCGGCGGCTTCGGCAACCTCCAGAAGGGGCACGGGATCGCGTTCGCCGACCTCGACAACGACGGCGACCAAGACGTGTACGCCGATTACGGCGGGGCGTACGAGGCGGACTGGTACCCGAACGCGCTCTACGAGAACCCCGGCCACGGCAACCACTGGGTCACGCTCCGGCTGCGTGGCCGCGGCGCGAACCCGTCCGCCATCGGCGCGCGCGTCGCGGTGCGCGTGGCGACGCCGCGGGGATCGCGGACGCTGCACCGGCTCGTGGGATCCGGCGGCAGCTTCGGCGCGAACAGCCTGCAGGTCGAGCTCGGGCTCGGCGACGCGACGGCCGTCGAAGCCGTGGCCGTGATCTGGCCGGGCGGCGAGGCCGAGGCCTTCACCGGGATCGGGATCGATTCCGTCTGGACGCTGACGGCCGGAGCGCCGGCTGCCCGTCCGGTCGCTCAGGCGGCGTTCAAGCTGGGCGGGGCTGGGCCTGCGGTGCGGGCGGGTCGGTAGCACCCGTCGCCGGCAGGATCAGCACGCTGCACGGACAGCGCAGCATCACGTCGGCGGCGACGCTGCCGAAGACGCGGCGGTCCCAGCCGGTGTAGCCGTGCGTCCCGATGAGCACGAGGTCGGCGGCCCCTTCCTCGGCCGCCGCGAGGATCGCCTCGCGCGGCTCGCCCACCCGCACCGTGTTCCGGAGGGTAAGGCCGGGTGCCGAGGGAGCGTACGTGCCGGTGAAGCGGTCGAGCTCGTCGGCCGCGAAGCGATCCATCTGCTCCGGCGAGAACTGGATCCCGGCGCCCCGCTGGCGTTCGTCGAGGACGAACAGCGCCGTCACCGTCGCCCCCGCCTGTCCCGCCGCCGCCGCCACGAGCGCGCAGCCGGCCGCAAAGGCCTGTCCGGCCAGCGGCGAGAGGTCGACCGGCGCCAGCACGCGCGCCGGCGCGCCGTCCGCTCGGCCGCGGACGACGAGAACGGGCCGATCGGCACCGGCCAGGACGTGCGAGGCCGTCGAGCCCATGAGCCGGTCGAACAGTCCATCGCTGTCCGTGGCGCCGACGACGATGACGTCCGCGTGGATCTCGGCCGCGCGCGCGCGGATCACCCGCCACGGCGTCCCGTCGACGATCTCGGCCGCGCCGAGGACGTCGGCGCCGATCGCCAGGCGCGCCAGCTGCGCGTCGAGGCGCGCACGAAGCGTCGTCTCGAGCGCGGCGTACGCGTCCGGCGCCAGCGGACCGGATGCCGGCAGGTCGTCGTACTCGATGGGCAGGAGCATGGCATGCAACACGTGCAGCCGTGCACCGGCCGCCGCGGCCCAGCGGGCGGCGAGCGCGACAACGGTGTCGCTGTCCGGCGAGAGCGTCGTGGCGACGAGGATCGTGCGGAGGCTGGCGGTGGGCATGGCAGGGCTCCGGGGTGGATCGGTAGGCGGACATCGTAGCAGCGATGGG
This genomic stretch from Candidatus Avedoeria danica harbors:
- a CDS encoding universal stress protein, encoding MPTASLRTILVATTLSPDSDTVVALAARWAAAAGARLHVLHAMLLPIEYDDLPASGPLAPDAYAALETTLRARLDAQLARLAIGADVLGAAEIVDGTPWRVIRARAAEIHADVIVVGATDSDGLFDRLMGSTASHVLAGADRPVLVVRGRADGAPARVLAPVDLSPLAGQAFAAGCALVAAAAGQAGATVTALFVLDERQRGAGIQFSPEQMDRFAADELDRFTGTYAPSAPGLTLRNTVRVGEPREAILAAAEEGAADLVLIGTHGYTGWDRRVFGSVAADVMLRCPCSVLILPATGATDPPAPQAQPRPA
- a CDS encoding PrsW family intramembrane metalloprotease translates to MTVAAVLCVSIGVPLAFLAAVRKLDLYASHSLRNVLTCAAVGFLAFPAAYVINNGVRDALMLQLGLSVAATMLAIKTIVAPVVEEVAKSLGVWIVVRRRDFTYFVDGAICGFAGGTAFAMVENVFYALRAGLGDSLALSVNRAFSTSLVHGTASALVGIVIGRFRFERSWRRYVALLAGWGLAIALHMGFNRVVTSTSFGSVVLLAAIVIGTGGVGAIACVMLLGLRVERRWIADSLDIGIGVSPHEARAVDRMRDLDKVLAPVTVHFGEAKRQAVEALLRSQARLGLKHQLAQRTAEPAQRAEIEADIAALQAEHDRLRRAVGVYCMTYVRSILPSGNTPLWDRLGAQLLDASALDARPRSDDVWSRLATRTAPPKDP
- a CDS encoding CRTAC1 family protein, with the protein product MAARLAQITLDIPPDPRGFESAKLLDALLAGGVPADPQQQAVFGFQIAVAQLNSGRLEEAAASFQRLQSALRQTENLSDSANLRQITSLLAVTWLRSAETRNCALNHNADSCILPIKDGGVHKDTEAVDRAIPELTALVRSDPDDLTSRWLLNVAHMARGTWPDGIDERHRIDPSVFEAEDDIGRFVDIAPALGFDVAGRAGGVVVDDFTGDGNLDVLSSGWGPEEGLHFFVSGGDGTFEDRAAAAGLTGINGGLNMVQADYDGDGWLDVLVLRGAWRRGQTIFPNSLLRNRGDGTFEDVTEAAGMLSYHPTQTGAWSDFDGDGDLDLFVGNETTGDGNAHPNELWRNDGDGTFTDIARQTGLDIGGFTKAAVWGDYDNDGRPDLFLSHLGAPNALFHNDGPGEDGGWRFSNRTTIAGVAEPIISFPAWWWDYDNDGWLDLLVSGYGSTDPLAAASPMADIVADYLGQPNGGERLRLYHNNGDGTFENVAPKAGVDGVFMTMGSNHGDLDNDGWDDFYLGTGNPDFRTLDPSRMFRNAGDGTFRDITTSGGFGNLQKGHGIAFADLDNDGDQDVYADYGGAYEADWYPNALYENPGHGNHWVTLRLRGRGANPSAIGARVAVRVATPRGSRTLHRLVGSGGSFGANSLQVELGLGDATAVEAVAVIWPGGEAEAFTGIGIDSVWTLTAGAPAARPVAQAAFKLGGAGPAVRAGR